In Quercus robur chromosome 11, dhQueRobu3.1, whole genome shotgun sequence, the following proteins share a genomic window:
- the LOC126705920 gene encoding valine--tRNA ligase, mitochondrial 1-like: protein MVLSEKNQEIEDEKKKKKIEKAREKELKKQKALEKAAKLQVQQTSTNRKKSEKKMVKRGGKEENSEDFLDPETPFGKKKRLSSKMAKQYSPTAVEKSNVLFFF from the exons atg GTACTTTCGGAGAAGAATCAGGAAATTGAAgacgagaagaagaagaagaaaatagagaag GCAAGGGAGAAGGAATTGAAAAAGCAAAAGGCTTTAGAGAAAGCTGCTAAACTGCAG gtGCAACAAACATCAACTAAtagaaaaaagagtgaaaagaaaatggtGAAGCGTGGGGGGAAGGAAGAGAATTCTGAGGACTTTCTTGACCCTGAAACACCTTTTGGCAAGAAGAAAAGACTGTCTAGTAAAATGGCAAAGCAGTACAGTCCTACTGCAGTTGAGAAATCGAAtgtgttgtttttcttttaa
- the LOC126705917 gene encoding wall-associated receptor kinase-like 3 isoform X1 translates to MGMPLRMAFLLWSMNVFTKAVGLGNSSCSGAAAVCGNVTIPYPFGIEPGCYIDDWFAIGCNKTLGSPKPFLRRLDLEVLDISLKGTLRVNYPMTSWCPKNGTKNATWSEANVSLASSPFFFSKSRNIFIGMGCGNWAWLRSRVGLIGGCMSVCEKDTIQTNGSSCNGIDCCKTTIPSDLDVFTPDIMGKSGNFTWAKDCNYGSLVDQKWFEENLTNYFEVKKMSQVPVVLNWEINESLSSLVMETKSSHSTCRSANGSSLLGYNMSTTFTCTCISGFEGNPYLVDGCQDIDECLDPTSCSFSYLRYGYRCVNVPGGYYCVSVFDRKSRNKIIIIGISTGITGLLFLFIGGWWSYKVVKKRKNIKRKEKFFKRNGGLLLKQQLFSNEVTVEKTTKLFNSKDLEKATDNFNVNRILGQGGQGTVYKGMLIDGKIVAVKKSKIIDEGKLEEFVNEVVILSQINHRNVVKLLGCCLETKVPLLVYEFIPNGTLSQYLYDQNEEFPATWDMHLRIATKVAGALFYLHSVASTPIYHQDIKTTNILLDDKYRAKVADFGTSRSIAVDQTHLTTVVQGTFGYLDPEYFQSSQYTEKSDVYSFGVVLVELLTRENTISSTTIKECKSLATYLIHSMEENNLFDIIDARVMKDAKQEEIIAVANLAKMCLNLNRKEQPIMKEVAKQLEAIQTLQKTPNVQQNYEEIEYVKTRMHEQWDDVSTSTMLGVDSGVASSSSSRPLLSF, encoded by the exons ATGGGTATGCCGTTGAGAATGGCGTTTTTATTGTGGTCAATGAATGTATTTACAAAAGCAGTGGGTTTGGGAAACAGTTCATGCAGTGGAGCAGCAGCAGTTTGTGGGAACGTTACAATTCCATACCCTTTTGGAATTGAACCTGGTTGCTACATTGACGATTGGTTTGCGATAGGTTGCAACAAAACTCTTGGCTCTCCCAAGCCTTTCTTGAGAAGATTAGATCTGGAGGTGCTGGACATTTCATTAAAGGGCACACTTCGCGTCAACTATCCTATGACATCGTGGTGTCCTAAGAATGGGACTAAGAATGCGACTTGGAGCGAAGCAAATGTGAGCTTAGCATCaagtcccttttttttctcaaaatcgagaaACATATTCATTGGCATGGGTTGTGGCAACTGGGCTTGGCTTCGATCCAGAGTTGGCTTAATTGGTGGGTGCATGTCCGTTTGTGAGAAAGACACCATACAGACAAACGGCAGCAGTTGCAATGGCATCGACTGTTGCAAAACCACAATCCCTTCAGATCTCGATGTGTTTACCCCAGATATAATGGGAAAGTCCGGTAATTTTACATGGGCCAAAGATTGCAATTATGGCTCCTTAGTAGATCAGAAGTGGTTCGAGGAAAATTTAACAAACTACTTTGAAGTCAAAAAAATGTCTCAAGTTCCTGTGGTATTAAATTGGGAAATAAATGAATCCTTATCGTCTCTTGTAATGGAAACTAAATCATCTCACTCAACCTGTCGGTCTGCAAATGGTTCTTCGTTATTGGGTTATAATATGAGTACGACTTTTACATGTACTTGCATCTCCGGCTTTGAAGGAAATCCCTATCTTGTTGATGGATGTCAAG ATATTGATGAATGCTTAGATCCCACTTCATGTAGCTTTTCATATCTTCGATATGGATATCGCTGTGTAAATGTTCCTGGGGGATACTATTGTGTTTCAGTTTTTGATCGCAAGTCTCGCAACAAAATTATCATAATAG GTATTAGCACAGGCATCACTGGGCTATTATTTCTGTTCATTGGTGGATGGTGGTCATacaaagtggtaaaaaaaaggaagaatattAAGCGCAAGGAGAAGTTCTTCAAACGAAATGGTGGTTTATTATTAAAGCAACAATTGTTTTCAAATGAAGTAACTGTTGAGAAAACCACCAAATTGTTTAATTCAAAGGATTTGGAAAAGGCCACAGACAATTTTAATGTGAATAGAATTCTTGGTCAAGGAGGACAAGGCACTGTTTATAAAG GTATGTTGATAGATGGGAAAATTGTTGCGGTAAAAAAGTCCAAGATAATTGATGAAGGAAAACTCGAAGAATTCGTTAATGAAGTCGTCATTCTTTCACAAATTAACCATAGGAATGTGGTTAAACTACTTGGTTGTTGTTTGGAGACAAAAGTTCCTCTGCTAGTTTATGAATTCATTCCTAATGGAACTCTATCTCAATATCTTTATGACCAAAATGAGGAGTTTCCAGCAACATGGGATATGCATTTACGAATTGCTACAAAAGTTGCAGGAGCTCTTTTCTACTTACACTCAGTAGCTTCTACACCCATTTACCACCAAGACATTAAGACTACAAACATTCTCTTAGATGATAAGTATAGAGCAAAAGTAGCAGATTTTGGGACTTCAAGATCCATTGCTGTTGATCAAACTCACCTAACCACAGTAGTACAAGGCACTTTTGGATATTTGGACCCTGAGTATTTCCAATCAAGTCAATATACAGAAAAGagtgatgtttatagttttggtgTTGTCCTTGTTGAGCTCTTAACTAGAGAAAATACGATTTCTTCTACAACGATAAAAGAATGCAAAAGTTTAGCCACATATCTCATTCATTCAATGGAGGAGAACAATTTGTTTGATATTATTGATGCTAGAGTTATGAAGGACGCTAAACAAGAAGAAATCATAGCAGTTGCAAACCTTGCAAAAATGTGCTTGAACTTGAATAGGAAGGAACAACCTATAATGAAAGAAGTTGCAAAGCAGTTGGAGGCAATCCAAACATTGCAAAAAACTCCTAATGTTCAACAAAACTATGAAGAGATTGAATATGTCAAAACTAGGATGCACGAGCAATGGGATGATGTTTCTACATCAACAATGTTAGGTGTGGATAGTGGTGTAGCTTCATCTTCAAGCTCCCGCCCACTGTTATCTTTTTAA
- the LOC126705917 gene encoding wall-associated receptor kinase-like 3 isoform X2, whose protein sequence is MGMPLRMAFLLWSMNVFTKAVGLGNSSCSGAAAVCGNVTIPYPFGIEPGCYIDDWFAIGCNKTLGSPKPFLRRLDLEVLDISLKGTLRVNYPMTSWCPKNGTKNATWSEANVSLASSPFFFSKSRNIFIGMGCGNWAWLRSRVGLIGGCMSVCEKDTIQTNGSSCNGIDCCKTTIPSDLDVFTPDIMGKSGNFTWAKDCNYGSLVDQKWFEENLTNYFEVKKMSQVPVVLNWEINESLSSLVMETKSSHSTCRSANGSSLLGYNMSTTFTCTCISGFEGNPYLVDGCQDIDECLDPTSCSFSYLRYGYRCVNVPGGYYCVSVFDRKSRNKIIIIGISTGITGLLFLFIGGWWSYKVVKKRKNIKRKEKFFKRNGGLLLKQQLFSNEVTVEKTTKLFNSKDLEKATDNFNVNRILGQGGQGTVYKGMLTDGKIVAIKKSKVIDEGKLEEFVNEFVILSQINHRNVVKLLGCCLETEVPLLVYEFIPNGTLSQYLCDQNEDFPATWDMRLRIATEVAGALFYLHSAASTPIYHRDIKTTNILLDDKYRAKVADFGTSRSITVDQTHLTTVVQGTFGYLDPEYFQSSQFTEKSDVYSFGVVLVELLTGEKAISSTRTKECRSLATYFIHSMENNLFDIIDAQVMKDAKQEEIIAVANLAKMCLNMKGKKRPTMKEVAMQLEAVQTLKNTPNVQQNHEEVEYAKTEMYEQWDAISTSTMSGADSGVASSSSSRPLLSF, encoded by the exons ATGGGTATGCCGTTGAGAATGGCGTTTTTATTGTGGTCAATGAATGTATTTACAAAAGCAGTGGGTTTGGGAAACAGTTCATGCAGTGGAGCAGCAGCAGTTTGTGGGAACGTTACAATTCCATACCCTTTTGGAATTGAACCTGGTTGCTACATTGACGATTGGTTTGCGATAGGTTGCAACAAAACTCTTGGCTCTCCCAAGCCTTTCTTGAGAAGATTAGATCTGGAGGTGCTGGACATTTCATTAAAGGGCACACTTCGCGTCAACTATCCTATGACATCGTGGTGTCCTAAGAATGGGACTAAGAATGCGACTTGGAGCGAAGCAAATGTGAGCTTAGCATCaagtcccttttttttctcaaaatcgagaaACATATTCATTGGCATGGGTTGTGGCAACTGGGCTTGGCTTCGATCCAGAGTTGGCTTAATTGGTGGGTGCATGTCCGTTTGTGAGAAAGACACCATACAGACAAACGGCAGCAGTTGCAATGGCATCGACTGTTGCAAAACCACAATCCCTTCAGATCTCGATGTGTTTACCCCAGATATAATGGGAAAGTCCGGTAATTTTACATGGGCCAAAGATTGCAATTATGGCTCCTTAGTAGATCAGAAGTGGTTCGAGGAAAATTTAACAAACTACTTTGAAGTCAAAAAAATGTCTCAAGTTCCTGTGGTATTAAATTGGGAAATAAATGAATCCTTATCGTCTCTTGTAATGGAAACTAAATCATCTCACTCAACCTGTCGGTCTGCAAATGGTTCTTCGTTATTGGGTTATAATATGAGTACGACTTTTACATGTACTTGCATCTCCGGCTTTGAAGGAAATCCCTATCTTGTTGATGGATGTCAAG ATATTGATGAATGCTTAGATCCCACTTCATGTAGCTTTTCATATCTTCGATATGGATATCGCTGTGTAAATGTTCCTGGGGGATACTATTGTGTTTCAGTTTTTGATCGCAAGTCTCGCAACAAAATTATCATAATAG GTATTAGCACAGGCATCACTGGGCTATTATTTCTGTTCATTGGTGGATGGTGGTCATacaaagtggtaaaaaaaaggaagaatattAAGCGCAAGGAGAAGTTCTTCAAACGAAATGGTGGTTTATTATTAAAGCAACAATTGTTTTCAAATGAAGTAACTGTTGAGAAAACCACCAAATTGTTTAATTCAAAGGATTTGGAAAAGGCCACAGACAATTTTAATGTGAATAGAATTCTTGGTCAAGGAGGACAAGGCACTGTTTATAAAGGTATGTTGACAGATGggaaaattgttgcaataaaaaaGTCCAAGGTAATTGATGAAGGAAAACTCGAAGAATTTGTTAATGAATTTGTCATTCTTTCACAAATTAACCATAGGAATGTGGTTAAACTACTTGGTTGTTGTTTGGAGACAGAAGTTCCTCTGCTAGTTTATGAATTCATTCCTAATGGAACTTTATCCCAATATCTTTGTGACCAAAATGAGGATTTTCCAGCAACATGGGATATGCGCTTACGAATTGCTACAGAAGTTGCAGGAGCTCTTTTCTACTTACACTCAGCAGCTTCTACACCCATTTACCACCGAGACATTAAGACTACAAACATTCTCTTAGATGATAAGTACAGAGCAAAAGTAGCAGATTTTGGGACTTCAAGATCCATTACTGTTGATCAAACACACCTAACCACAGTAGTACAGGGCACTTTTGGATATTTGGACCCTGAGTATTTCCAATCAAGTCAGTTTACAGAAAAGagtgatgtttatagttttggtgTTGTCCTTGTTGAGCTCTTAACTGGAGAAAAAGCGATTTCTTCTACAAGGACAAAAGAATGCAGAAGTTTAGCCACATATTTCATTCATTCAATGGAGAACAATTTGTTTGATATTATCGATGCTCAAGTTATGAAAGATGCTAAACAAGAAGAAATCATAGCAGTTGCAAACCTTGCAAAAATGTGCTTGAATATGAAAGGGAAGAAACGACCTACAATGAAAGAAGTTGCAATGCAATTGGAGGCAGtccaaacattgaaaaacactCCTAATGTTCAACAAAATCACGAAGAGGTTGAATATGCCAAAACTGAAATGTACGAGCAATGGGATGCAATTTCTACATCAACAATGTCAGGTGCGGATAGTGGTGTAGCCTCATCTTCAAGCTCCCGCCCACTGTTATCTTTTTAA